In Peromyscus maniculatus bairdii isolate BWxNUB_F1_BW_parent chromosome 21, HU_Pman_BW_mat_3.1, whole genome shotgun sequence, one DNA window encodes the following:
- the Rps10 gene encoding small ribosomal subunit protein eS10, translating to MLMPKKNRIAIYELLFKEGVMVAKKDVHMPKHPELADKNVPNLHVMKAMQSLKSRGYVKEQFAWRHFYWYLTNEGIQYLRDYLHLPPEIVPATLRRSRPETGRPRPKGPEGERPARFTRGEADRDTYRRSAVPPGADKKAEAGAGSATEFQFRGGFGRGRGQPPQ from the exons ATGTTGATGCCCAAGAAGAACCGGATTGCCATCTATGAACTCCTTTTCAAGGAAGGAGTGATGGTTGCCAAGAAGGATGTCCATATGCCCAAACACCCCGAGCTGGCCGACAAGAACGTGCCCAACCTTCATGTAATGAAGGCGATGCAG TCTCTGAAATCTCGAGGCTATGTGAAGGAGCAGTTTGCCTGGAGACACTTCTATTGGTACCTTACGAACGAGGGCATCCAGTATCTCCGTGATTACCTCCACCTCCCTCCGGAGATCGTGCCTGCCACCCTGCGCCGCAGCCGTCCTGAAACAGGCAGGCCTCGGCCCAAAG GTCCAGAGGGTGAGCGACCCGCAAGGTTCACCAGAggggaggcagacagagacacCTACAGAAGGAGTGCTGTGCCCC CTGGTGCCGACAAGAAAGCTGAGGCGGGGGCAGGCTCGGCCACTGAATTCCAGTTT AGAGGAGGCTTTGGTCGTGGACGTGGGCAGCCACCTCAGTGA